In Nitrospira sp., a single window of DNA contains:
- a CDS encoding DNA alkylation repair protein, whose protein sequence is MAEPLKNSFGADVPRTVARMIAAVFPRFDEQGFVRSSLDGYDALELMPRGWKIAHQLRRSLPEDYEKAIEILLASLDRKPERTVAQGMSGFLFLPHVFFVAEYGLEHFEISMRAQYVLTQRFTAEFSIRRYLERHQAATLARLKEWSADSSEDVRRLVSEGTRPRLPWASRLRAFQADPRPVLALLERLKDDPSLYVRRSVANNLNDIGKDHPALLVETATRWMENATEERRWIIRHALRSAVKRGESAALGLLGFGEAARISVEKVQISPQRPAIGSSVAIACEIASRASVVQRLLVDLRVHYVKASGVQRPKVFKLKQVELAPRETAPVRKTLALDQLTTRTHYPGRHAVEVLINGRPYPLGTFELTDR, encoded by the coding sequence ATGGCTGAGCCGCTCAAGAATAGTTTCGGGGCCGATGTTCCACGGACCGTCGCGAGGATGATTGCCGCCGTCTTCCCGCGATTCGACGAGCAGGGGTTCGTCAGGTCTTCGTTGGACGGGTATGACGCGTTGGAGCTGATGCCTCGAGGCTGGAAAATCGCCCATCAGCTTCGCCGGTCCTTGCCGGAGGACTATGAGAAGGCCATCGAGATTCTTCTGGCGTCGCTGGACCGGAAACCGGAGCGAACCGTGGCCCAGGGGATGAGCGGCTTTTTGTTTCTTCCGCACGTGTTCTTCGTGGCCGAATATGGACTTGAACATTTCGAAATCTCCATGCGGGCGCAATATGTCCTGACGCAGCGATTTACGGCTGAGTTCAGCATTCGCCGGTATCTCGAGCGGCATCAAGCGGCGACCTTGGCCCGTCTCAAGGAATGGTCGGCTGACTCCAGCGAAGATGTGCGTCGTCTGGTGTCGGAAGGCACGCGCCCCCGGCTGCCCTGGGCTTCCCGGTTACGCGCCTTTCAGGCCGATCCGCGCCCCGTGCTCGCGTTGCTGGAGCGACTGAAAGATGACCCGTCGCTCTATGTGCGTCGAAGTGTGGCGAATAACCTGAACGACATCGGCAAGGACCATCCCGCCCTGCTGGTGGAGACGGCTACGCGATGGATGGAGAACGCGACGGAGGAGCGCCGGTGGATCATCCGGCATGCGTTGAGGTCGGCGGTCAAGCGGGGTGAATCAGCCGCGCTTGGACTGTTGGGATTCGGGGAGGCCGCACGTATCTCAGTGGAGAAGGTACAGATTTCCCCGCAGCGGCCCGCAATCGGCTCGTCTGTGGCCATCGCCTGCGAGATTGCCAGCCGGGCTTCGGTGGTTCAACGGCTGTTGGTGGATTTGCGGGTGCACTACGTCAAGGCCAGTGGTGTGCAACGGCCGAAGGTGTTTAAGTTGAAACAGGTCGAACTGGCTCCGCGAGAAACGGCTCCGGTGCGCAAAACATTGGCTCTCGATCAATTGACGACAAGAACGCACTATCCCGGGCGACACGCGGTTGAGGTGTTGATCAATGGCAGGCCGTATCCGCTGGGCACGTTCGAGCTCACGGATCGATAA
- a CDS encoding HNH endonuclease, which yields MNVDDIIGYGELVGAEKLMLQKGMNFGAGKDYSILLMSQRANAPYRDIVDEATGILVYEGHDQPRTKDCPNPKEVDQPITTPKGTWTENGRFFNAAMDFQRGLREKAELVKVYEKIAVGVWCYKGFFELFDAHFTLREEKRKMFQFFLKPVEKKAFGRIIEFPHKRLIPTHVKVEVWKRDQGKCVQCGFQKNLHYDHDIPYSKGGSSLSAQNVRILCAKCNLEKSDKIMSLLPWLCAITSSIVELGRHP from the coding sequence ATGAATGTCGATGACATCATCGGTTACGGAGAACTGGTCGGCGCTGAGAAATTGATGCTCCAGAAGGGAATGAATTTTGGAGCGGGAAAGGACTATTCCATCCTACTCATGTCTCAACGAGCGAATGCACCGTATCGAGATATCGTTGATGAAGCCACTGGAATACTGGTGTATGAAGGCCATGATCAGCCACGCACAAAGGATTGTCCGAATCCCAAGGAGGTTGATCAACCGATCACAACGCCGAAAGGGACTTGGACAGAGAATGGCCGATTTTTTAATGCAGCCATGGATTTTCAGCGCGGGCTAAGAGAAAAAGCAGAGCTGGTGAAAGTCTACGAAAAAATTGCCGTCGGTGTATGGTGCTACAAGGGATTCTTTGAGCTGTTCGACGCGCACTTTACGCTGCGGGAGGAAAAGAGGAAAATGTTTCAGTTCTTCCTCAAGCCTGTCGAAAAGAAAGCCTTTGGCCGAATCATTGAATTTCCACACAAACGGCTGATTCCGACCCATGTGAAAGTCGAAGTCTGGAAACGAGATCAGGGCAAGTGTGTCCAATGTGGTTTCCAGAAGAATCTCCATTACGATCACGACATCCCCTATTCCAAGGGTGGAAGCAGTCTTTCTGCACAGAACGTTCGAATCCTCTGCGCCAAATGCAACCTGGAAAAATCTGACAAGATCATGAGCCTATTGCCGTGGCTATGTGCAATAACAAGCTCCATTGTAGAGCTTGGGCGGCATCCTTAG
- a CDS encoding mechanosensitive ion channel: MNELQSKREAAEQELGEINSPPTLRKGAPPGTTDARLLERRSLLQQLVQTYEQHLDALRKFDQMRLRVREIERQNKEWDGFSTPPPYSVLMVDELRDAARSMALTAQGIQTRLTMTESIADSTRRNLKASQEQARQASERLEGVQDPVKREALTWDRDLAQLRERVESARTGMLEAEKAQIQEELTEAQQRITLLKRQRAVAAQDVEFTKQDYDKIKKRLDADHRALMSELDRALLEQAAQRQAVSASEAKLAAADRKAPPSSKTSSRGLKEEGVSHFTEAVELARLQFDNANLRVDFLRQMVNGLERERQIWDIRYATAQGTLSVVEERDASQKLSAAAKRIQGWKEYGLQQLGMVGSQISDVENRLEETSSSATGQYLNDMLRAYRQREDLYRRMLQRTDSLLGLIEHRQTEFVQREQARSIVTRLEDWGTSSLAVVGNLWNVELFTAEDTIEVDGKSVTGRRSVTVGKVLTAIALLVIGYWGAVILARFAEKQAIRRLQVDPNVANIIRQWALAFLFLVLVSITLTFVKIPITAFAFLGGALAIGVGFGTQNLLKNVISGLLLLMERPLRVGDVIEVDGIRGMVTTIGLRSSTIRDVNGVETLIPNSNLLERNLTNWTYSSFRKRYSIRIAVATGSDARRVKEMLRDLAGQHGQILKEPEPYVLFEDFSEHALVFALHYWIDIGPSIDPATVSSDLRFMIENTFAEAKIVRK, encoded by the coding sequence GTGAACGAGTTGCAAAGCAAACGAGAGGCTGCGGAACAAGAGCTCGGCGAAATCAATTCACCGCCGACTCTGCGGAAAGGGGCGCCCCCCGGGACCACGGATGCTCGATTGTTGGAGCGCCGCTCCTTGCTGCAGCAGTTGGTGCAGACGTATGAGCAGCATCTCGATGCCTTGAGGAAGTTCGATCAAATGCGCCTGCGCGTGCGAGAGATCGAACGCCAGAATAAGGAATGGGACGGGTTTTCCACACCGCCGCCCTATTCGGTGCTGATGGTCGATGAATTGCGTGATGCGGCACGGTCGATGGCGCTCACGGCGCAGGGCATTCAAACCAGGCTGACTATGACTGAGAGTATCGCCGACAGCACGCGGCGCAATTTGAAGGCCTCCCAAGAGCAGGCTCGCCAAGCTTCCGAACGTCTCGAAGGCGTTCAGGACCCGGTGAAGCGAGAGGCTCTTACCTGGGATCGTGACTTGGCTCAGTTACGCGAGCGCGTGGAGTCGGCGCGGACGGGGATGTTAGAGGCCGAAAAGGCACAGATCCAGGAAGAGCTGACGGAAGCGCAGCAGCGTATCACGCTGCTCAAGCGACAACGTGCCGTCGCGGCGCAGGACGTTGAATTCACCAAGCAGGATTACGACAAAATCAAGAAACGGCTCGACGCCGACCATCGGGCGCTGATGTCGGAGTTGGACCGGGCGCTGCTGGAACAGGCTGCGCAACGGCAGGCAGTCTCGGCCAGTGAAGCCAAGCTGGCCGCCGCAGATCGCAAGGCCCCTCCTTCCTCCAAGACCTCTTCCCGTGGTCTCAAAGAAGAGGGGGTCTCGCACTTCACCGAAGCCGTCGAGCTGGCCCGTCTTCAATTCGACAATGCCAATTTGCGCGTCGATTTCCTTCGCCAAATGGTGAATGGCCTGGAGCGTGAACGGCAGATCTGGGATATTCGCTACGCCACCGCCCAGGGGACTCTGTCCGTTGTCGAAGAGCGTGATGCGTCGCAGAAGCTGAGCGCTGCCGCCAAGCGGATTCAGGGGTGGAAGGAATACGGGTTACAGCAGCTCGGCATGGTGGGAAGCCAGATCAGCGACGTGGAAAACCGGCTCGAAGAGACGTCCTCGTCTGCCACCGGTCAATATCTCAATGACATGCTCCGTGCCTATCGTCAGCGGGAAGATCTCTATCGGCGCATGCTTCAACGAACGGATTCGCTGTTGGGATTGATCGAACATCGGCAGACCGAGTTCGTTCAGCGTGAGCAGGCCCGTTCCATCGTCACGCGCCTGGAAGATTGGGGAACATCGTCTCTGGCCGTGGTCGGGAACCTGTGGAATGTCGAGTTGTTCACCGCCGAGGATACGATCGAGGTGGACGGGAAGAGCGTGACCGGACGCCGCAGTGTCACCGTCGGAAAAGTGCTGACGGCGATCGCCCTCCTGGTCATCGGGTATTGGGGCGCGGTGATCTTGGCACGGTTTGCAGAAAAGCAGGCGATCAGGCGACTGCAGGTCGATCCGAATGTCGCCAACATCATTCGCCAGTGGGCCTTGGCCTTTCTTTTTCTGGTGCTCGTGAGCATTACGCTGACGTTCGTCAAGATTCCGATCACCGCCTTTGCCTTTCTGGGAGGCGCGCTGGCGATCGGCGTCGGATTCGGCACTCAAAATCTCCTGAAGAACGTCATCAGCGGACTGCTGCTTCTGATGGAGCGTCCGCTGCGTGTCGGCGACGTGATCGAAGTCGATGGGATCAGGGGCATGGTCACCACCATCGGGTTGCGCTCGTCGACGATCCGAGACGTCAATGGTGTGGAAACCCTCATTCCGAACAGCAATTTGCTGGAGCGGAACCTGACCAACTGGACCTATTCCAGTTTCCGCAAACGTTATTCGATCCGGATCGCGGTGGCGACCGGATCTGATGCGCGACGCGTGAAAGAGATGCTTCGAGACCTGGCCGGCCAGCACGGACAAATTCTCAAGGAACCCGAACCCTATGTCCTGTTTGAAGATTTCAGTGAGCATGCGCTGGTGTTCGCCCTGCATTACTGGATCGACATCGGTCCGAGCATCGACCCGGCGACCGTTTCCAGTGACCTCCGATTTATGATCGAGAACACGTTTGCTGAAGCCAAGATTGTCAGGAAATAA
- a CDS encoding YaeQ family protein — protein sequence MAPNATIFKAVLHIADVDRHYYQDHTVTLARHPSETDERMMVRLLAFAFHAHEALLFGRGLSAEDEPALWQKDLTGLIELWIEVGLPDEKALRQACGRAQQVCVYSYGGRAADQWWKENVAACERLKNLTVMNLSPEGSRALAGLAQRNMDLHCTIQDGQLLIGDGTNAVQIEMTTLKES from the coding sequence ATGGCTCCGAATGCGACGATTTTCAAGGCCGTCCTCCACATCGCCGATGTGGACCGCCACTATTACCAGGACCATACGGTCACCCTTGCGCGCCATCCGTCAGAAACCGACGAGCGGATGATGGTGCGGTTGTTGGCCTTTGCATTTCATGCGCATGAGGCGCTGCTGTTTGGCCGGGGGCTGAGCGCTGAAGATGAGCCGGCGCTCTGGCAGAAGGATTTGACCGGGCTCATTGAGTTGTGGATCGAAGTGGGCCTGCCGGATGAGAAGGCGCTTCGCCAGGCCTGCGGCCGCGCCCAACAGGTCTGCGTCTACAGCTATGGCGGTCGCGCCGCCGACCAGTGGTGGAAAGAGAATGTGGCTGCGTGTGAGCGGTTGAAGAATCTGACCGTGATGAATCTCTCGCCGGAGGGAAGCCGGGCTCTGGCCGGGCTGGCGCAACGCAACATGGACTTGCATTGCACCATTCAAGACGGGCAGCTATTGATCGGCGACGGGACAAATGCCGTGCAGATTGAGATGACGACCCTGAAGGAATCGTGA
- a CDS encoding DUF2132 domain-containing protein gives MTNSHPRDPLHGITLETIVTTLVERHGWAELGRRLPVRCFLNNPSVKSSLTFLRKTPWARERVEGMYIAELP, from the coding sequence ATGACGAATTCCCATCCTCGCGATCCCTTGCACGGCATCACGTTGGAGACCATCGTGACGACCCTGGTCGAACGCCACGGGTGGGCCGAGCTGGGCCGTCGTCTGCCGGTGCGTTGTTTCCTCAACAATCCAAGCGTCAAATCCAGTCTCACGTTTCTGCGCAAGACGCCCTGGGCGCGCGAGCGGGTGGAAGGCATGTATATCGCCGAATTGCCATGA
- a CDS encoding translation initiation factor has protein sequence MTEKKRIPTDGGPVQWNSPFAALKNLELPPTPSRGKAEGPATVSPGPAKNRGRVDIIRQTAHRGGKTVTVVTGFTGIGQDEKERLAKEMQKACGVGGTVKEGRIEIQGDKRDDVARILTKAGFRPVFAGG, from the coding sequence ATGACGGAGAAGAAACGTATTCCCACCGACGGTGGGCCGGTTCAGTGGAATAGTCCGTTTGCGGCCTTGAAGAATCTTGAACTGCCGCCGACTCCATCGCGAGGCAAGGCCGAAGGCCCCGCCACAGTCTCGCCAGGGCCGGCGAAGAACCGTGGGCGGGTGGATATCATCCGGCAAACTGCGCACCGCGGCGGCAAGACGGTGACGGTCGTGACGGGATTCACCGGTATCGGTCAGGATGAAAAAGAGCGACTGGCGAAGGAGATGCAGAAGGCCTGCGGCGTCGGGGGTACGGTGAAAGAAGGGCGGATCGAAATTCAAGGCGATAAGCGCGATGACGTGGCGCGCATTCTGACGAAAGCGGGATTTCGGCCGGTGTTTGCCGGCGGGTGA